The Sebastes umbrosus isolate fSebUmb1 chromosome 4, fSebUmb1.pri, whole genome shotgun sequence genome has a window encoding:
- the LOC119487053 gene encoding ovochymase-2-like, producing the protein MRTATTLLSLWFWVKPAGINAAPTGSKCGIPPVWSPTVHSLRVVGGAEATDGSHPWLVSLQNRGSHFCAGSILTDRWIMTAAHCFTSLSKEFLSGVRVVVGEFDLRVDDEEEQVFTIKSVSVHEKYNHALPMTYDIALVELDQHILLGRFSILTIRIVQGSATCGSLAPLQWLPVDL; encoded by the exons atGAGGACCGCCaccactctgctctctctctggttctgggTAAAGCCCGCTGGCATCAATGCTGCACCAACAG GTTCAAAGTGTGGGATTCCTCCGGTGTGGAGCCCCACGGTTCACTCTCTGAGGGTGGTCGGAGGGGCCGAGGCCACAGACGGATCACATCCATGGCTG GTTTCCCTGCAGAACAGGGGTTCTCATTTCTGTGCAGGGTCCATCCTGACTGATCGCTGGATAATGACCGCTGCACACTGCTTTACATCACTCTCAAA AGAGTTTCTCAGTGGTGTGAGAGTGGTGGTGGGAGAGTTTGACCTGAGAGTGGACGATGAAGAGGAGCAAGTCTTTACCATCAAGTCTGTCTCAGTCCATGAGAAGTACAATCACGCTTTGCCTATGACCTATGACATAGCTCTGGTGGAGCTGGATCAGCACATTCTACTGGGCAGGTTTTCCATTTTGACAATCCGTAtagttcaggggtcagcaacctgcggctctttagctcctctccagtggctccctgtggatttataa